One genomic segment of Synechococcus sp. PCC 7335 includes these proteins:
- a CDS encoding P-loop NTPase fold protein gives MSSSFNDSPVQDIQDDHYGITPFAKSLAKSIVRIKDPRGTTIALNGAWGSGKSSVINLLRGELEDLNEETLVVSEFKCWWYRGDEALALAFLQNLNTILRVTLGDKVKGLIPSIGRNLLQAGKVLGSTIALTSPGIIGAATSTALDFAEKFFPQEDTLETTFSRLSEALEKADRRFLIIIDDIDRLGAEEAIAIFRLVKSVGRLPNVLYLLAFDRTLVDKAVNKLYPSEGAHFLEKIVQASFEMPEPLQADLNVAISKAIEEGCSTDVYDNEKRLVSAFYDVIVRYITSPRDVVRFRNTISITWPMIADEVDLADFITLETLRLHEPELFQAIRTNRNKVCTLMSGVQPKSDKDDSLHELLATVDEPRRATAETALKILFPLLRSVGYVGYERRWDEERLVCIDKHFDTYFRLTLSNTSLSTIKIQQLIERADDVEFIKKTFLEAYSTVRNTGSTMVPVFLDELMTHARRVDKSKVSHLISALFSIHDEISSPNDDEAVTNWFGNSTTLKYHWLLERLTEKRFSIDERTDLYLSAIECSSLGWTVDFVASLIDDYRSQEEDRPQKQSEYRVKEEALPMFVEKALAQIHEAAADLSLLHYANLSTILHRWKSFCNNDLSEVRQWTDLLIDKDEFVIVLAKAFTGYGLGHSVDISGLNNYVVDKITQIQIYENTDVIDQIAFKDALERILNQKRLDQHSLDLVESFLRAWNKKKTKSSETVMS, from the coding sequence ATGTCCAGCTCTTTTAATGACAGTCCCGTTCAAGATATTCAAGATGACCACTATGGTATTACCCCTTTCGCTAAATCTCTGGCTAAGAGCATAGTTCGTATAAAAGATCCAAGAGGTACGACAATTGCACTAAATGGTGCCTGGGGCTCTGGAAAAAGTAGCGTTATTAACTTACTCCGTGGCGAACTTGAGGATTTGAACGAAGAGACGTTAGTCGTATCAGAATTTAAGTGCTGGTGGTACAGAGGGGACGAGGCTTTGGCTTTGGCCTTCCTACAAAATCTGAACACTATTCTACGTGTCACTTTAGGAGATAAGGTTAAAGGCCTGATTCCTAGTATTGGACGCAATTTACTGCAAGCGGGTAAGGTATTAGGCTCCACTATTGCATTGACATCTCCAGGAATAATAGGTGCAGCTACAAGCACAGCACTGGACTTTGCAGAAAAGTTTTTTCCTCAAGAAGATACGCTAGAAACAACTTTCAGTAGACTGTCAGAAGCATTGGAGAAGGCAGATAGACGGTTCTTAATCATCATTGATGATATTGATAGGCTAGGTGCTGAAGAAGCAATAGCTATCTTCAGACTAGTGAAATCAGTTGGTCGATTGCCTAACGTTTTATATCTGCTTGCCTTTGATAGAACGCTAGTAGACAAAGCGGTCAATAAGCTATATCCATCTGAGGGAGCACACTTCCTTGAGAAGATTGTTCAAGCATCATTTGAGATGCCTGAACCATTACAGGCAGATCTCAACGTAGCAATCTCTAAAGCTATTGAAGAGGGATGTAGTACAGATGTTTATGATAACGAAAAGCGTCTCGTGAGCGCTTTCTACGATGTGATTGTACGTTACATCACTAGCCCACGGGATGTTGTCCGCTTTCGTAACACAATCAGTATAACTTGGCCTATGATCGCTGACGAAGTTGACCTAGCAGACTTCATTACTTTAGAAACTCTTCGACTGCACGAGCCAGAACTGTTCCAAGCTATCAGAACGAACAGAAATAAAGTTTGCACACTCATGAGTGGAGTCCAACCCAAAAGTGATAAAGATGATTCCTTACACGAACTCCTAGCTACTGTTGATGAGCCTCGTCGCGCAACAGCTGAGACTGCGTTAAAGATTCTATTTCCTCTACTGCGCTCCGTAGGATACGTTGGGTATGAACGTCGGTGGGATGAAGAACGATTAGTCTGTATCGATAAGCACTTTGACACTTACTTCCGACTGACTCTAAGTAATACATCTCTTTCTACTATAAAGATTCAACAGCTCATTGAGCGCGCTGATGACGTAGAGTTCATCAAAAAGACTTTTCTTGAAGCATACTCAACTGTCAGGAATACAGGTTCAACCATGGTTCCAGTCTTTCTTGATGAACTGATGACTCATGCAAGAAGGGTAGATAAATCAAAGGTCTCTCACCTCATATCAGCCTTATTCTCTATACATGACGAAATTAGCTCGCCAAATGATGACGAGGCAGTCACTAACTGGTTCGGTAACTCGACTACACTAAAATACCATTGGTTACTTGAGCGCCTTACAGAAAAGCGATTCTCTATAGACGAACGTACAGATCTCTATCTTTCTGCAATAGAATGCTCTTCGCTGGGTTGGACAGTTGACTTCGTAGCCTCGCTTATAGACGATTATCGGTCACAAGAAGAAGATAGACCCCAAAAACAAAGTGAATACCGTGTCAAGGAAGAAGCACTTCCTATGTTTGTGGAAAAGGCGCTAGCGCAGATTCACGAGGCTGCTGCTGACTTGTCACTTCTTCACTATGCCAATCTTTCAACTATTCTCCATAGATGGAAAAGCTTTTGCAATAATGACCTATCTGAAGTAAGACAGTGGACTGACCTTCTGATAGACAAAGATGAATTCGTTATCGTACTAGCAAAGGCTTTTACAGGATACGGTTTAGGTCATTCTGTAGATATATCTGGCCTCAACAACTATGTAGTAGACAAAATAACGCAGATTCAGATATACGAAAATACAGATGTAATCGACCAGATTGCCTTTAAAGATGCACTAGAGCGTATACTCAACCAGAAAAGACTAGACCAGCATTCACTAGACCTAGTTGAATCCTTCTTGAGAGCGTGGAATAAGAAGAAAACTAAGAGCAGTGAGACTGTGATGTCATAA
- a CDS encoding ParA family protein encodes MTKQILICNYKGGVGKTSTAINVADWLETQSHSVMLIDCDPNRSATKLKARGEALEFKILSQQRALNELQKKSYEYLVIDSQARPHSEELSDFADGADLVILPMAPSIDDLDPTLEAIADLKKIGISHYRILLSAVPPKPSKEGKTMRDELISGGYQVFDSWIRRSAGVPKAALEGCAVRSLTGGYKLPGRDYANLGTEIIQFLGEKQ; translated from the coding sequence ATGACCAAGCAGATATTGATATGCAACTACAAAGGGGGTGTAGGAAAGACCTCGACCGCTATCAACGTTGCTGACTGGTTAGAAACCCAGAGTCATAGCGTCATGTTGATAGATTGCGATCCCAACCGCTCCGCTACGAAGCTTAAGGCTAGAGGTGAAGCTCTGGAGTTTAAGATTCTGAGTCAGCAACGTGCGCTTAATGAGTTGCAGAAGAAATCATATGAATATTTAGTGATCGATTCACAAGCTAGACCGCACAGTGAGGAGTTGTCTGATTTTGCTGATGGAGCTGACTTAGTAATCTTGCCGATGGCTCCATCTATAGATGATTTAGATCCGACCCTAGAAGCGATCGCAGATCTCAAAAAGATAGGCATCAGCCACTACCGTATCCTTCTATCAGCAGTGCCGCCGAAACCGTCGAAAGAAGGCAAAACGATGAGAGATGAGTTGATTAGTGGTGGTTATCAAGTCTTTGACAGTTGGATACGTCGTAGCGCAGGTGTTCCTAAAGCTGCTTTAGAAGGTTGTGCTGTACGCAGTCTGACGGGTGGTTACAAACTGCCGGGGCGTGACTACGCCAATCTAGGAACTGAGATCATCCAATTCTTAGGAGAGAAGCAATGA